The proteins below are encoded in one region of Candidatus Poribacteria bacterium:
- a CDS encoding dihydrodipicolinate synthase family protein, whose amino-acid sequence MARYPQAVLVSCEIPWDENENLIENLLREEVRHTLKAGFNHLYIFGTAGEGHAVDTGRYRQIVQIFYEETRGPDIHPMVGAIGLSTANIVERVGFAHDLGFRTFQTVLPSWGALNDYELLTFFKDLCGTFPDSRFLHYNLPRAKRV is encoded by the coding sequence ATGGCACGTTATCCCCAAGCGGTTCTGGTGTCATGTGAGATACCGTGGGATGAAAACGAAAATCTGATAGAAAATCTGCTTCGAGAAGAGGTGCGGCATACCCTCAAGGCAGGGTTCAACCATCTATATATCTTTGGCACCGCCGGCGAGGGACACGCGGTCGATACCGGCCGCTATCGTCAGATTGTTCAAATCTTCTACGAAGAGACGCGGGGGCCCGATATTCACCCGATGGTTGGAGCGATTGGTCTGTCCACAGCGAATATCGTAGAACGTGTGGGATTCGCACACGATCTCGGCTTCCGCACCTTTCAAACCGTTTTGCCGAGTTGGGGCGCATTGAACGATTACGAGTTGTTAACCTTCTTCAAAGACTTATGTGGTACGTTTCCGGATTCACGGTTTCTACACTACAACCTGCCGCGCGCGAAACGGGTCTT
- a CDS encoding amidohydrolase has product MIDGTQVIDFHGHVGRWDPIGMKDDPKLMLHAMDSAGIDKSCVFGIFHPDGTTSNDQAAHFIAQHPDRFIGFAYVSPMMPERMIPELTRAIDELKFPAIKLYPPYTLWPFNQPQWHPIYEFANERGLAVLFHTDGGELSRPRYLSEIAPQYPNAKFVAGHAGNVIEPRTEAIAAAIAHSNVYLETCSTYRTPGVIEQLVNEAGADRVLFGSDTPLMDPRPQIGKIITADVSDDAKRLILGGNARRLLGI; this is encoded by the coding sequence ATGATTGATGGAACGCAAGTCATCGATTTTCACGGGCATGTGGGTCGGTGGGATCCGATCGGCATGAAGGACGATCCGAAGTTGATGCTCCACGCGATGGACTCAGCGGGTATTGACAAATCCTGCGTGTTTGGCATCTTCCATCCCGACGGTACGACCAGCAATGACCAAGCAGCGCACTTTATCGCGCAGCATCCGGATCGCTTTATCGGTTTCGCCTATGTTTCACCGATGATGCCGGAGCGCATGATACCGGAGTTGACCCGCGCGATTGACGAATTGAAGTTTCCCGCGATTAAACTGTATCCGCCCTACACCCTTTGGCCCTTTAATCAACCTCAGTGGCATCCTATCTATGAGTTCGCAAATGAGCGGGGATTGGCGGTCCTTTTCCATACCGATGGGGGTGAATTAAGTCGCCCCCGGTATCTGTCCGAGATTGCGCCGCAATATCCGAACGCCAAGTTTGTCGCGGGACATGCCGGCAACGTCATCGAACCTCGTACCGAAGCCATCGCAGCTGCGATCGCGCATTCCAACGTCTATCTCGAAACTTGTTCTACCTATCGGACGCCCGGCGTAATTGAGCAGTTGGTGAATGAGGCAGGTGCCGATCGGGTGCTGTTTGGCTCGGATACACCTTTGATGGATCCACGTCCCCAGATCGGCAAAATTATCACCGCTGATGTTTCCGACGACGCCAAGCGGCTGATCTTGGGTGGGAACGCCCGCCGCCTGCTGGGGATTTAA
- a CDS encoding succinylglutamate desuccinylase/aspartoacylase family protein, which yields MHFQELDISRLSRNSKASAWLEVGSRADGGDWRLPFLYVIGATPGPTLLVLGAVHGDEYEGVETIPAVFRRVAPDVLRGALLMVPICNVPAYESVLRSSPIDGLNLARVFPGDSNGTITQRIAYWITQKLIKPADLVIDLHSGGVTADIPSLIGFTHSDDELGRRSRAGALAFGASVVWEHPPPMPPGRTLSAATDLGVPAIYTEAGGGGYAHPSDVHCFTTGVINVMKHLDMLDGQPQIQPVTHHLSGDGNMDSVISTPAAGYFRSEVALLDEVSAGQGLGTVRDPFGEVVAEITTTTAGVVIMLRRIHRVHVGDNLAHVTGRLSN from the coding sequence GTGCATTTTCAGGAACTTGACATTTCGCGATTGTCCCGTAACTCCAAAGCCTCCGCATGGCTGGAAGTCGGCTCTCGGGCCGATGGAGGCGACTGGCGCTTACCATTCCTATATGTGATAGGGGCAACCCCTGGTCCGACTTTGCTGGTCCTCGGAGCAGTGCATGGTGACGAATACGAAGGGGTTGAGACTATCCCCGCAGTTTTCCGGCGCGTCGCACCCGATGTACTACGTGGTGCATTATTGATGGTCCCAATTTGTAACGTGCCGGCCTATGAATCTGTTCTCCGTAGCAGCCCTATTGATGGCCTGAATCTGGCACGTGTCTTCCCTGGCGATTCCAACGGTACTATCACGCAACGGATTGCGTATTGGATTACCCAAAAGTTGATTAAACCCGCCGACCTCGTTATTGACCTGCACAGCGGAGGTGTGACCGCCGACATTCCGTCACTCATTGGTTTCACCCATAGCGACGATGAACTTGGTAGACGCTCACGCGCCGGCGCGCTGGCATTCGGTGCATCGGTCGTATGGGAACATCCACCGCCTATGCCACCCGGTCGGACCTTGTCAGCAGCCACAGATCTCGGCGTACCGGCGATCTATACCGAAGCTGGCGGTGGCGGATACGCACATCCGTCTGATGTGCACTGTTTTACCACCGGTGTAATCAATGTGATGAAGCATCTTGATATGCTAGACGGTCAGCCTCAGATTCAACCCGTAACACATCACCTGTCCGGGGATGGAAATATGGACAGCGTCATTTCGACACCTGCTGCTGGCTATTTTCGATCCGAGGTAGCCTTGCTGGACGAAGTTAGCGCTGGTCAAGGCTTGGGCACTGTTCGCGATCCCTTCGGTGAAGTAGTGGCGGAAATAACGACCACAACTGCTGGCGTTGTTATTATGTTGCGACGTATTCATCGGGTTCATGTCGGCGATAATTTGGCTCATGTGACGGGACGTTTAAGCAATTAA
- a CDS encoding ABC transporter ATP-binding protein, with protein sequence MPDVVVKTEKVVKEYRMGTNVLRALDGIDLEIYTGEYISLMGPSGSGKSTLFNMIGALDLPTAGKVFIDGQDMGQLSQSQIAWFRCHRVGYIFQSYNLLHVMTALENVTLPMIFAGLSTTERRDKGEELLERVGLGERIHHRPDELSGGQRQRVAIARAFANGPSIILADEPTANLDTVIGREIIDLIKQLNVDQGVTVISATHDLKMLDVSDRIVDIRDGLVERIRDRDEIEIQVGEVGGH encoded by the coding sequence ATGCCAGACGTTGTTGTTAAAACTGAAAAGGTCGTTAAGGAATACCGTATGGGCACTAATGTGCTCCGAGCACTGGACGGGATTGATTTGGAGATCTATACTGGAGAGTATATCTCATTGATGGGGCCGTCGGGTTCAGGGAAATCCACCCTCTTTAATATGATTGGTGCCTTAGACCTTCCGACCGCGGGTAAAGTTTTCATTGATGGTCAAGATATGGGACAACTCAGCCAGTCCCAAATCGCATGGTTCCGCTGTCACAGAGTTGGTTATATCTTCCAAAGCTACAATCTGCTACACGTCATGACGGCACTTGAAAACGTAACCCTGCCGATGATTTTCGCAGGTCTGTCGACAACCGAGCGTCGTGATAAAGGTGAAGAACTGCTGGAACGCGTTGGATTAGGAGAACGGATTCACCATAGACCCGATGAATTATCTGGTGGACAGCGGCAGCGTGTCGCAATTGCGCGCGCGTTCGCAAATGGCCCAAGCATTATTTTGGCGGATGAACCGACGGCGAACCTCGACACAGTCATCGGGCGTGAAATTATCGATTTAATCAAGCAACTTAACGTCGATCAGGGCGTAACCGTGATTTCGGCGACCCACGACTTAAAGATGCTCGATGTTTCAGACCGGATCGTTGATATTCGCGACGGATTGGTCGAACGGATCCGAGATCGGGATGAAATTGAGATTCAGGTTGGCGAAGTTGGAGGGCATTAA
- a CDS encoding FtsX-like permease family protein → MIRFGRSVITTAGITLGIAFLVSVLVNNEVTVAMKESGSRQEITTFEEEETTGISMKDKWLIIMSLIVCVVGIANSMLMAVTERFQEIGTMKCLGALDRFVVRLFLLESGFQGLAGALIGALIGCLGSLLLGLKDYGLDLFFYFPLLPVLNAQPSRFGVLLIILAGCVLGMILSVIGAAFPAWRAAKLPPAEAMRTEV, encoded by the coding sequence ATGATCCGTTTCGGACGATCTGTCATCACAACCGCAGGCATTACGTTGGGGATTGCATTTCTGGTGTCAGTTTTGGTAAATAATGAGGTAACCGTTGCAATGAAAGAGAGCGGTTCAAGACAGGAAATCACCACCTTTGAAGAAGAAGAAACGACCGGGATTTCCATGAAAGATAAGTGGTTGATTATCATGTCCTTAATTGTCTGCGTCGTAGGAATCGCTAATTCGATGCTGATGGCGGTCACAGAACGTTTTCAAGAGATCGGCACGATGAAGTGTCTCGGTGCTTTGGATCGATTCGTCGTAAGATTATTTTTGTTAGAATCTGGGTTTCAAGGGCTAGCGGGTGCGCTCATTGGAGCTCTCATCGGTTGTCTCGGATCACTTCTCCTGGGGCTTAAGGATTACGGTTTAGATCTATTCTTCTACTTCCCCCTGCTGCCGGTGCTGAACGCGCAGCCCTCTAGATTCGGGGTGTTACTAATCATTCTTGCTGGTTGTGTGCTCGGCATGATTCTGTCCGTTATTGGCGCGGCGTTTCCAGCGTGGCGCGCTGCAAAGCTACCCCCAGCGGAAGCGATGCGGACTGAAGTTTAG